A window of Negativicutes bacterium contains these coding sequences:
- a CDS encoding electron transfer flavoprotein subunit beta/FixA family protein, with protein MKIIVCIKQVPSSNEVRLDPVTKTILRDGNQSVINPFDTYALEQAIEIKEQLGGEISVISMGIPATERLLRDALSRGADRALLLSDRAFAGADTLATSYVLSLGVRQLGDFDLILCGRMAIDGDTAQIGPELAEHLEIPHLTNVEKILEIKPREMTVRRSLDGQRQLLQIRLPALLTIAKDINQPRLPSISGVEFGETAPFQLLDAVALQADVSRCGLSGSPTQVVRTGVPQRSHACVFFAGSLTEQVQALAARIREELK; from the coding sequence ATGAAAATCATCGTTTGTATCAAACAAGTGCCTTCTTCCAATGAAGTGCGACTCGATCCGGTCACGAAAACAATTTTGCGCGACGGCAATCAGTCGGTGATCAATCCCTTCGATACCTATGCGCTGGAACAGGCCATTGAAATCAAAGAACAACTGGGCGGCGAAATCAGCGTGATCAGCATGGGCATTCCGGCCACGGAACGCTTACTGCGGGATGCGCTGAGTCGCGGCGCCGATCGGGCCCTGCTGTTATCCGACCGTGCTTTTGCCGGTGCCGACACCTTGGCCACTTCTTATGTCTTGAGCCTGGGCGTCAGGCAATTGGGTGATTTTGATTTGATCCTCTGCGGACGCATGGCCATTGACGGCGATACGGCGCAGATCGGGCCGGAATTGGCGGAGCACCTGGAAATACCGCATCTGACCAATGTGGAGAAGATCCTCGAGATTAAGCCGCGGGAAATGACGGTGCGCCGCAGTCTGGACGGTCAGCGCCAATTGCTGCAGATCAGGCTGCCGGCTTTGCTGACCATTGCCAAAGATATCAATCAGCCGCGGCTGCCCAGTATCAGCGGGGTGGAGTTTGGCGAAACTGCGCCGTTCCAATTGCTGGATGCGGTGGCTCTGCAGGCGGATGTCAGCCGCTGCGGCTTAAGCGGCTCACCCACCCAGGTGGTGCGCACCGGCGTACCGCAGCGGAGCCATGCGTGCGTCTTCTTTGCGGGCAGCTTAACAGAACAGGTGCAGGCTTTGGCTGCGCGGATCAGGGAGGAACTGAAATAG
- a CDS encoding FAD-binding oxidoreductase — translation MNNLIKPLNEQYAEYLRDESRTVGQADSISFPVSEAEILSILAYLYQSATPLTIQGARTGLAAAAVPLRGHVMNLSRMNRVIGCRRDESGRFYFTVQPGLVLSEFKKMIKKKQFASSGWDTAALQAYEDFGKAPRQFFAPDPTEASATIGGMTACNASGARTFLYGPIRHHISALRMLLSDGRMIALRRGEVFARGRRLSLPLTNQETLELNLPTYRMPQTKSASGYYIEDNMDAIDLLIGSDGTLGVITAIELALMEHPRLIWGVSCFFADEDQAVQFTMRLRSQVQHLAALEAFDADALELLRQQKRLSSAFARLPEVPESYRYCIYTELHCQDAAEALAQLRQIGAVLQQSGGNKADTWVARTEADLTQLQFFRHAVPESANLLIDRRKQNYPMITKLGTDMSVPDDQLAQVVALYRRGLRENQLQSAIWGHIGNNHLHVNILPRNEADFWKGKALYQQWAAQICQMGGAVAAEHGVGKLKTKMLLTMYGAEHIAEMAALKKVFDPRNLLGNGNLFEADGGEKV, via the coding sequence ATGAACAACTTAATCAAACCGCTGAATGAGCAATATGCGGAATATCTGCGGGACGAATCGCGGACAGTCGGTCAGGCGGACAGTATTTCTTTTCCGGTCAGCGAAGCGGAAATCCTTTCTATACTTGCGTACCTATATCAAAGCGCGACACCGCTGACCATTCAGGGAGCCCGTACGGGTCTGGCTGCCGCCGCTGTGCCCTTGCGGGGGCATGTGATGAATCTGAGCCGGATGAATCGGGTGATCGGCTGCCGCCGGGATGAATCGGGACGGTTTTATTTTACCGTCCAACCGGGTTTGGTTTTATCGGAGTTCAAAAAAATGATTAAAAAAAAGCAATTTGCCAGCTCCGGCTGGGATACGGCTGCTTTGCAGGCTTATGAGGACTTTGGCAAAGCCCCGCGGCAATTTTTTGCGCCGGATCCAACCGAAGCATCGGCTACGATTGGCGGTATGACAGCCTGCAATGCCTCCGGCGCTCGCACTTTCCTCTACGGTCCGATCCGTCATCACATCAGCGCGCTGCGCATGCTGCTGAGCGACGGCCGTATGATTGCCTTACGCCGCGGCGAGGTGTTTGCCCGTGGCCGCCGTTTATCTCTGCCGCTGACGAATCAGGAGACTCTGGAACTGAATCTGCCTACATACCGGATGCCGCAAACCAAGAGCGCCTCCGGTTATTATATTGAAGATAATATGGATGCGATCGATCTCCTGATTGGCTCAGACGGTACCCTGGGTGTGATCACGGCAATTGAGCTGGCGCTGATGGAACATCCCAGGCTGATTTGGGGGGTCAGCTGCTTTTTTGCCGATGAGGATCAGGCTGTTCAGTTTACCATGCGGCTGCGCAGCCAAGTACAGCATCTGGCAGCCCTGGAAGCCTTTGATGCGGATGCGCTGGAGCTGCTGCGCCAGCAAAAACGCCTGAGCAGCGCCTTCGCCCGCCTGCCGGAGGTGCCGGAATCCTATCGCTACTGTATTTACACCGAACTGCATTGTCAGGATGCAGCCGAAGCCTTAGCGCAGTTGCGGCAGATCGGGGCTGTTCTGCAGCAATCTGGCGGCAATAAAGCGGATACCTGGGTTGCCAGAACAGAAGCGGATCTGACCCAATTACAGTTCTTCCGCCATGCCGTTCCGGAAAGCGCCAATCTGCTGATTGATCGCCGCAAACAAAATTATCCGATGATCACAAAATTAGGCACGGATATGTCGGTACCGGATGATCAATTGGCTCAAGTTGTGGCGCTCTATCGCCGGGGTTTACGGGAAAATCAGCTGCAGTCGGCCATATGGGGTCATATCGGCAACAATCACCTGCATGTGAATATTCTGCCTCGCAATGAAGCGGATTTTTGGAAAGGCAAAGCCTTATATCAGCAATGGGCAGCCCAAATCTGCCAAATGGGCGGCGCGGTGGCGGCGGAGCACGGCGTAGGCAAACTGAAAACCAAGATGCTGCTGACCATGTACGGAGCAGAGCATATTGCCGAGATGGCAGCTTTAAAAAAGGTCTTTGACCCGCGGAATCTGTTGGGCAACGGTAATTTATTCGAGGCGGATGGAGGCGAAAAGGTATGA
- a CDS encoding amidohydrolase, which produces MMKLYYNGNIITLNEKREIVQAMLVDGNIISMTGSNQELLENLDGSMEIIDLQGQTVIPGIIDSHNHVVEAGISMAGVLLFDCKTIADLLGLVAAKAAVLPAGSWIEGAGWIESQFEEDRPPTCWELDQAAPHHPVLLHRLFAGSVANSLALQAAGIEKGSPQPERGTIVCREDGEPNGYLINGAQNAVRACIPRNAGTADQESELMAAIERAGREYLKYGITSLLDPGVGPQEMKAYQKTRNAGKLAQRVAMMPAWYGLYAAQGKDLQNLVPTLGIFEGFGDDYLRLAGLKMAIDGGVGSKTALMNEPWLDGSETKIPLRLDISRLEEYFRIGHRAGWSIGIHCCGDLAQDIACRSFDRIMAEDSRVETRRHHIIHGYLPTQEALEIMRRRDIGVSVQPGFIFAEGDIYFHNLEVERVNRFIPLRTYLANGIRVFANSDMTSAHYNPFLGMRAAVTRRTSRGVQLGSEECIGVMEMLELFIKNGAYYLGLEHQIGSLEPGKLADFAVLSDDILRIDPEKIADLKVLQTVIDGKVVYKSP; this is translated from the coding sequence ATGATGAAGCTCTATTATAACGGAAATATCATTACACTGAATGAGAAACGGGAAATCGTGCAGGCAATGCTGGTTGACGGCAATATAATCAGCATGACCGGCAGCAATCAGGAGTTGTTGGAAAATCTGGACGGTTCCATGGAAATCATCGATTTGCAGGGTCAAACGGTTATTCCCGGCATTATCGATTCCCATAACCATGTCGTGGAAGCCGGAATCAGCATGGCCGGCGTGTTGTTGTTCGATTGTAAAACGATTGCCGATCTGCTGGGGTTGGTCGCCGCTAAAGCGGCGGTCCTGCCTGCCGGCAGCTGGATCGAAGGCGCCGGTTGGATTGAGTCACAGTTTGAGGAAGATCGGCCGCCCACGTGCTGGGAATTGGATCAGGCGGCTCCGCATCATCCGGTCCTGCTGCATCGCCTTTTTGCCGGCAGCGTCGCCAATTCTTTGGCCCTTCAGGCGGCAGGGATAGAAAAAGGCAGCCCCCAACCCGAAAGAGGAACCATTGTCTGCCGGGAAGACGGTGAACCGAACGGTTATCTGATCAATGGCGCGCAAAACGCGGTGCGGGCCTGTATTCCCCGCAATGCCGGCACTGCCGACCAAGAAAGCGAGCTGATGGCGGCCATCGAGCGGGCCGGCCGGGAGTATCTGAAATACGGCATCACCTCCTTGCTGGATCCGGGTGTCGGTCCGCAGGAAATGAAGGCCTATCAAAAAACGCGCAATGCCGGAAAATTGGCGCAGCGTGTCGCCATGATGCCGGCCTGGTATGGATTGTATGCCGCTCAAGGTAAAGATCTGCAGAATCTGGTGCCGACCCTGGGCATATTTGAGGGATTTGGTGATGATTATCTGCGCCTGGCTGGCTTGAAAATGGCGATTGACGGTGGTGTCGGCTCCAAGACTGCTCTGATGAACGAGCCTTGGCTCGACGGCAGCGAGACAAAAATTCCGCTGCGCCTGGATATCAGCCGTTTAGAGGAATATTTCCGCATCGGTCACCGGGCAGGTTGGTCGATCGGCATTCATTGCTGCGGCGATTTGGCCCAGGACATTGCCTGCCGCAGTTTTGATCGCATCATGGCCGAGGATAGCAGAGTAGAAACTCGCCGCCACCATATCATTCATGGTTATCTGCCAACGCAAGAAGCCCTGGAAATCATGCGGCGCCGTGACATCGGCGTTTCTGTGCAGCCCGGCTTTATCTTTGCAGAGGGGGATATTTATTTTCATAATTTGGAAGTGGAGCGGGTCAATCGCTTTATTCCGCTGCGCACCTATCTGGCTAACGGCATTCGCGTTTTCGCTAATTCCGATATGACGTCCGCTCATTATAACCCGTTTCTGGGCATGCGGGCAGCAGTGACGCGCCGCACCTCCCGCGGGGTGCAGCTGGGCAGCGAAGAATGTATTGGTGTGATGGAAATGCTGGAACTGTTCATCAAGAATGGTGCTTACTATCTGGGCCTGGAGCACCAAATCGGCAGTTTGGAACCCGGTAAACTGGCGGATTTTGCAGTTTTGAGTGATGATATTTTGCGGATTGATCCGGAGAAAATTGCTGATTTAAAAGTCCTGCAGACGGTGATCGACGGGAAAGTGGTTTATAAATCGCCGTAG